A DNA window from Paenibacillus andongensis contains the following coding sequences:
- a CDS encoding ferredoxin, with amino-acid sequence MAKYTFVDKDTCIACGACGATAPDIYDYDDEGLAEVIFDGDGNKGVTEIPEDLFDDLQDAQDGCPTDSIKVADTPFS; translated from the coding sequence ATGGCAAAGTATACATTTGTTGATAAAGATACTTGCATCGCTTGCGGCGCATGCGGAGCTACAGCTCCAGACATCTATGATTACGATGATGAAGGTTTGGCTGAAGTAATTTTTGATGGAGATGGCAACAAAGGGGTAACTGAAATCCCAGAAGATCTTTTTGATGATCTACAGGATGCACAAGATGGCTGCCCAACGGATTCCATTAAAGTAGCGGATACACCTTTTAGCTAA
- a CDS encoding stalk domain-containing protein, which translates to MRPLKHIFVSSLVAASLVGGSSAWAAGLSSDALLSSNGQILSDVSTFAGIGDFEDKNGDALSAAFRAPGSVVQLSDGSILVADTRNHLIRKISGGKVTTFAGPEVVVTKNNQGFPTGGLVDGKSSEAFFNEPTGLAVDAKGNVYVADSANNAIRKVDTNGQVSTLAGNGVPGSKDGKGAEASFNHPSDVTAAADGTLYVADSLNHVIRKIAVDGSVSTLNAPATRAIQIRPGEASFAGEFQDGSLATAKFNEPAGLVLDSKGNLFVSDTGNQRIRYIDLQAGTVTTVAGTTPELSNHAIYDKNELYAGGDFADGDALKAKFDFPKGLAVTSEGGVLISDSLNHVIRYLLNGKVSTIAGTVQTGEADGVEQAAEFYNPSDVLVTAQGNIVVADSSNNKIRRITPYHLPGSLANDNQVKVVNGDKVISFDALPEIMGGRTMVPVRAIGEAFGYEVKYVELAGKSVVQLIKGDVTVELTIGETNVVLKQAGQDDVKQVTDASPYVKQDRTYVPVRFFAEQIGLDVQWDAAHQTAILRTKSFVK; encoded by the coding sequence ATGAGACCCTTAAAACATATATTTGTTTCATCCCTAGTGGCCGCATCCTTAGTGGGAGGCTCATCCGCATGGGCGGCAGGATTGTCGTCGGATGCCCTGCTATCCAGCAATGGACAGATCCTATCGGACGTCTCAACCTTTGCTGGAATCGGCGATTTTGAAGATAAGAACGGGGATGCGCTAAGTGCGGCATTCCGTGCTCCAGGCAGCGTTGTTCAACTTTCGGATGGCAGTATTCTTGTTGCTGATACACGGAATCATCTCATTCGTAAAATTTCAGGTGGAAAAGTAACCACTTTCGCAGGCCCGGAAGTTGTCGTGACGAAGAATAATCAAGGCTTTCCTACGGGAGGGCTTGTTGATGGGAAATCGTCAGAAGCTTTCTTCAATGAGCCGACAGGATTAGCTGTTGATGCTAAAGGGAATGTGTATGTAGCTGATTCGGCAAATAATGCAATTCGCAAAGTGGATACGAATGGGCAAGTTTCCACGTTGGCTGGAAATGGCGTTCCTGGCAGTAAGGATGGAAAAGGTGCCGAGGCAAGCTTTAATCACCCAAGTGATGTTACGGCAGCTGCAGATGGAACTCTGTATGTAGCGGATTCGCTCAATCATGTTATCCGTAAAATAGCCGTTGACGGCAGTGTTTCTACTTTGAATGCGCCTGCGACTCGAGCTATTCAAATCCGTCCAGGTGAAGCTTCATTCGCTGGTGAATTTCAAGATGGCAGCTTAGCTACAGCGAAGTTCAATGAACCTGCTGGATTGGTTTTAGATAGCAAAGGCAATTTGTTTGTAAGTGACACGGGCAACCAACGTATTCGTTATATTGACCTCCAAGCAGGGACTGTGACTACGGTGGCTGGAACGACGCCCGAATTAAGCAATCATGCCATCTATGATAAAAATGAGTTATATGCAGGTGGAGACTTTGCAGATGGAGATGCGCTTAAAGCGAAGTTTGACTTCCCTAAAGGACTTGCAGTAACTTCTGAGGGTGGAGTTTTAATTTCTGATAGTCTGAATCATGTGATTCGTTATTTGCTGAATGGAAAGGTTTCAACAATTGCTGGGACAGTCCAAACTGGTGAAGCGGATGGCGTGGAACAAGCAGCTGAGTTCTACAATCCGAGCGATGTTCTTGTAACAGCTCAAGGTAATATTGTGGTAGCAGACTCTTCTAATAACAAAATTCGTAGAATAACTCCTTACCACTTGCCGGGAAGTCTAGCAAACGATAACCAAGTTAAAGTGGTAAATGGTGATAAAGTGATTTCATTCGATGCATTGCCTGAGATTATGGGTGGACGTACAATGGTTCCAGTTCGTGCAATAGGTGAAGCATTTGGCTATGAAGTCAAATATGTCGAGTTAGCTGGGAAATCAGTCGTTCAGCTTATCAAAGGTGATGTTACGGTTGAGCTAACGATTGGTGAAACCAACGTTGTGCTTAAGCAAGCGGGACAAGATGACGTCAAACAAGTGACGGATGCTTCTCCTTATGTGAAACAAGACCGTACGTATGTGCCGGTGCGTTTCTTCGCAGAGCAAATTGGCTTGGATGTACAGTGGGATGCGGCACACCAAACAGCCATTTTACGCACGAAATCATTTGTGAAATAA
- a CDS encoding adenylate/guanylate cyclase domain-containing protein has protein sequence MGKKKWIQTLVVGLVLMLFSTYFYTVNSSGLFYFVEGPLQDVLRKAKSVDERQPDDRIKIVKIDEKSLKAIGKFPWDRTTYAQLIEKLEQSGAAAIGIDVVLAEPSKNPADDKALADVLAKYHNVIMPVQINYPSKQEQAGELVPEKIDYPTPTLTTSRQQMAHINVFVDKDGKARKLPVGLPDENGAYIPAFSVALANLVLDDKDKVKRDEATGQWKRGNIVMPTNERNQVTTEFFTLPRQKVDATTGYESLSFIDVLNSKNPLPLQGSVVLVGPFVTAMQDEYPTPISSVKMFGIEIHANMIQTLLESKFYKDTRKPFGIGIILLISLLAIFLFHRYKGKTALFIFIGMFVIYGGVWLTFYIAGSTFAPLVYPQFALVMIYIWSLVSHYLEERKERNRVTGIFGRFVSKTVVDELLQSGEDVKLGGSRKDISLIFVDIRGFTPMSERLEPEQVIQVLNEYLDVCTKAIFKFNGTLDKFIGDGVMAMFGAPIEYDNHPEMAVRAAIEMKSQATILEQRLIEKYGIGVKFGLGINSGPAVVGNIGSEDLRLDYTAIGDTVNLSARLEANAKPGQILISEQTYERVKDLFEIESIGEIKVKGKEKPVAVYEVIGNL, from the coding sequence ATGGGTAAGAAGAAATGGATTCAAACTTTAGTAGTAGGACTTGTGTTGATGTTATTTTCGACATATTTCTACACGGTTAACTCTAGCGGCTTGTTTTATTTTGTTGAAGGTCCCCTCCAAGATGTTTTGCGAAAAGCTAAATCTGTTGATGAACGTCAGCCGGATGATCGCATCAAAATTGTGAAGATTGATGAGAAGTCACTTAAAGCTATCGGAAAGTTTCCATGGGATCGAACTACCTACGCGCAATTGATAGAGAAGCTAGAGCAGTCAGGCGCAGCGGCAATTGGTATAGACGTTGTGTTAGCTGAACCTTCGAAAAACCCCGCGGACGATAAAGCATTGGCTGACGTTTTGGCCAAGTATCATAATGTCATTATGCCCGTCCAAATCAACTATCCCTCCAAACAAGAGCAAGCAGGCGAACTTGTGCCTGAGAAAATCGACTACCCCACTCCAACATTAACAACCAGTAGACAGCAAATGGCACATATTAATGTGTTTGTCGATAAGGATGGTAAGGCTCGGAAGCTGCCAGTTGGGCTGCCGGATGAGAATGGAGCATACATACCTGCGTTCAGTGTTGCGCTAGCGAACCTAGTTCTGGATGATAAGGACAAAGTGAAGCGAGATGAAGCGACTGGACAATGGAAGCGCGGCAATATCGTAATGCCAACGAACGAAAGAAATCAAGTTACGACAGAATTCTTCACGCTGCCTAGGCAGAAAGTAGATGCAACAACAGGCTATGAATCACTCTCTTTCATTGATGTTTTGAATAGTAAAAATCCTTTACCTTTGCAAGGCAGCGTTGTTCTGGTAGGACCGTTCGTAACGGCCATGCAGGATGAATATCCAACACCGATCAGCTCTGTTAAGATGTTTGGGATCGAAATACATGCGAATATGATTCAAACACTATTAGAAAGCAAATTTTATAAAGATACAAGAAAGCCTTTTGGTATAGGTATTATCTTACTAATTTCTTTGCTGGCTATTTTCTTATTTCATAGATATAAAGGCAAAACAGCCCTATTTATTTTTATAGGAATGTTCGTGATCTATGGTGGCGTGTGGTTGACCTTCTACATTGCTGGATCAACTTTTGCCCCACTTGTGTATCCGCAATTTGCTCTAGTTATGATCTATATTTGGTCACTGGTGAGCCATTACTTGGAAGAGCGGAAGGAGCGCAACCGCGTAACCGGTATCTTCGGAAGGTTCGTTTCCAAAACGGTAGTAGACGAGCTGCTGCAGTCAGGTGAAGATGTTAAGCTTGGCGGAAGCCGTAAAGATATTTCTCTTATTTTCGTAGATATTCGTGGGTTTACCCCCATGTCGGAGCGACTAGAGCCAGAGCAAGTGATTCAAGTATTGAATGAGTATCTGGATGTATGCACGAAAGCTATTTTCAAGTTTAACGGGACGCTAGACAAGTTTATTGGTGATGGTGTCATGGCGATGTTCGGTGCTCCGATTGAATATGACAATCACCCGGAGATGGCCGTGCGAGCAGCGATTGAGATGAAGTCGCAGGCTACTATTCTTGAGCAGAGACTGATTGAAAAGTATGGAATCGGAGTGAAGTTCGGTCTGGGTATTAACAGTGGACCTGCGGTTGTTGGAAACATTGGTTCCGAAGATCTAAGGCTTGATTATACGGCTATCGGAGATACGGTTAACTTGTCAGCTCGGTTAGAAGCGAACGCGAAACCAGGTCAAATTCTAATCAGCGAACAGACCTATGAGAGGGTCAAAGACCTTTTTGAGATAGAATCCATCGGTGAAATTAAAGTAAAAGGAAAAGAAAAGCCCGTGGCCGTATATGAGGTTATCGGGAATCTCTAA
- a CDS encoding FecR domain-containing protein, with the protein MGVTKKSFVSLFLSFCLVFSLVSALLVKPVDAKTVRVAVIAALTGDVTIKKGGGSKSYDAYESMSLNQGDTVYTGASSSVKLNLSNGDADVTLGENAEVNVSDLNTSDGNKKSKLKVWAGSLWVKVKSLAGSDDEFEVETPTAVMGVRGTQFFVTVDPKTGAIKMAVGAGKVSATTVTNEADSTQTSSITYLYPTQQISLDSRDETDDMSLKVDFLDLNDFIKNASPEIIKEIILNKAEIDKENEEFIAKKKKEIEDGKLVDDKTSLSVKNQAELDKVKQNLDNLIGNIAKQALAENKVDKESLNKIIEQANAKIDKQEKKLDLNNVKDFDKTAGVDAEKEKIKKEKLQNLIDDKLKKELEEAKKQEELKNKLAAALKVKEEKEKKIYEEKKAAEEKAKAEAEARLKEQDGTKTPAPNPGENPGNSGGADPVLTPSISLAPGSVNSFGEFNLNINLSDFVGNNTIYGVELHLSYGSNIYLNVNGDHPWVSNSDIFSQSNSADHIKEYSNGLQKELVYAVTNFGPNSNNVEVKNGAKKLVTIPFYGHSVGTTEVSAISPATYTIKVEKIVIVHKNGVDVQKVEIPVKPETTVTLLQ; encoded by the coding sequence GTGGGAGTAACTAAGAAATCATTCGTGTCCTTATTTTTAAGTTTTTGTTTAGTGTTTAGTTTGGTCTCAGCGCTGCTTGTAAAACCTGTTGACGCAAAAACCGTTCGGGTAGCTGTCATTGCGGCATTAACCGGTGATGTAACAATCAAGAAAGGCGGAGGCTCCAAATCGTACGATGCCTATGAAAGTATGAGTTTAAATCAAGGCGATACGGTTTACACAGGAGCTAGCTCATCTGTCAAGCTTAATTTGAGCAATGGGGATGCAGACGTCACATTAGGCGAAAATGCTGAGGTTAACGTGTCAGACCTAAATACCTCAGATGGAAATAAGAAATCCAAGCTTAAAGTATGGGCCGGTTCCTTATGGGTGAAGGTGAAGTCTTTAGCTGGATCAGATGATGAATTTGAAGTTGAGACGCCAACAGCTGTTATGGGTGTTCGTGGAACGCAGTTCTTCGTTACCGTAGATCCGAAAACAGGTGCAATTAAAATGGCGGTTGGGGCAGGGAAAGTCTCCGCAACAACAGTGACAAATGAAGCTGACTCCACTCAAACGTCTTCTATTACATACTTGTATCCGACTCAACAAATTTCTTTGGATTCTAGGGATGAAACGGATGATATGTCCCTTAAAGTAGATTTCCTTGATTTAAATGATTTTATTAAGAATGCATCGCCTGAAATCATTAAAGAGATTATCCTGAACAAAGCTGAAATTGATAAAGAAAATGAAGAGTTTATTGCTAAGAAAAAGAAAGAAATCGAAGATGGTAAACTCGTAGATGATAAGACTTCTTTATCAGTGAAGAATCAAGCTGAATTAGATAAAGTGAAACAAAACTTAGATAACTTGATTGGAAATATTGCCAAGCAGGCTCTCGCGGAAAATAAGGTTGATAAAGAGTCTTTGAATAAAATCATTGAACAAGCAAATGCAAAAATCGATAAACAAGAAAAGAAATTAGATTTAAACAATGTTAAAGATTTTGATAAAACTGCGGGTGTCGATGCAGAAAAAGAAAAGATAAAGAAAGAGAAACTTCAAAATCTTATAGATGATAAGCTCAAAAAGGAACTTGAAGAAGCGAAGAAGCAAGAAGAGCTCAAAAATAAGCTGGCTGCTGCGCTTAAAGTTAAGGAAGAAAAAGAGAAAAAGATTTATGAAGAGAAGAAAGCAGCAGAAGAGAAGGCTAAAGCAGAGGCTGAGGCGAGATTGAAAGAACAGGATGGGACGAAAACTCCAGCTCCAAATCCTGGAGAAAATCCGGGGAATTCAGGTGGGGCAGATCCCGTACTAACACCAAGTATTAGCCTTGCGCCTGGCTCTGTTAATAGTTTTGGTGAATTCAATTTAAATATTAATCTGAGTGACTTTGTCGGCAACAATACAATCTATGGTGTAGAATTGCACTTATCCTATGGTTCCAATATTTATCTTAATGTTAATGGGGACCACCCATGGGTAAGTAATTCGGATATTTTTAGCCAAAGCAATAGTGCAGATCATATTAAAGAATATTCGAATGGTTTACAGAAAGAGCTTGTGTATGCAGTGACAAATTTTGGCCCAAATTCAAATAACGTTGAAGTGAAAAATGGAGCTAAAAAGTTAGTAACAATTCCGTTTTATGGTCATTCGGTTGGGACAACTGAAGTTTCGGCCATATCCCCTGCAACATATACAATAAAAGTCGAAAAAATCGTCATTGTTCATAAAAATGGTGTAGACGTTCAGAAAGTAGAAATTCCTGTGAAACCTGAGACAACTGTCACTTTGCTCCAATGA
- the mobB gene encoding molybdopterin-guanine dinucleotide biosynthesis protein B produces MAHCIGFAGYSNSGKTTLVAKLIVEMKQRGHRIAVMKHDAHGHYKEAAGADSTTFVESGAEAVVTLSPDGIHKFERKRNPSLEEQVSAYAHLDYVFIEGFKKEKHPKIAVFRTIEQSEIIQVLEPRPIAFATDMDDFNFDLTVPSFELNNIPGIADFIEQYFETN; encoded by the coding sequence ATGGCTCATTGTATTGGCTTTGCCGGTTATTCGAACAGCGGAAAAACGACGTTAGTAGCTAAACTAATCGTAGAGATGAAGCAGCGCGGCCATCGGATTGCAGTAATGAAACATGATGCGCATGGACATTATAAAGAAGCAGCGGGGGCGGACTCCACGACTTTTGTAGAGTCGGGTGCAGAAGCAGTTGTAACCCTATCTCCAGATGGGATTCATAAGTTCGAGAGGAAGCGGAATCCAAGCCTAGAAGAACAGGTAAGTGCTTATGCGCATTTAGACTATGTTTTTATCGAAGGCTTCAAGAAGGAAAAGCATCCAAAGATTGCTGTTTTCCGTACGATAGAGCAAAGTGAAATTATTCAGGTTCTTGAGCCTAGGCCGATTGCTTTTGCAACAGATATGGACGATTTTAACTTTGATTTGACAGTTCCTTCCTTTGAATTGAACAATATCCCTGGAATAGCTGACTTTATTGAACAATACTTTGAGACTAATTAA
- a CDS encoding DNA polymerase IV: protein MVTTQHHYPKQGRVILHIDMNAFYCSVHEAVEPELYKGKPLAVAGSVELRKGIIVTSSYAARAVGIKTGMQVRQAMKLCPDLILIRPDFDLYRSFSRRFMQIAYSYSPMVESMSIDECFVDITGSKQFGTPLEIANNIQQKIMKELKLPCSIGVAPNKLLAKMGSDMKKPNGISVLRLRDVPTVLWDKPCNYLYGIGKKTADKLTRLGIHTLGQLAVGDELLLSKHFGILGAHLKRSANGIDHSLVNPEQEQSKSIGHTTTLPKDFTDTKEIHRVFLNLADQVARRLRKQELMASTIQITIRDPEMRTITRSVTLPTPTEHMDDIFRTSCELYDTQWEEGNPVRLLGITLQNLTVKEETFVQLDLFDYEKQPKRENLNRIMDGIRDKFGENAILTAGMMGDNPSTMIRNHKTRGTSLQMDHLRNNPLHKEEEK from the coding sequence ATGGTGACAACTCAGCATCATTATCCCAAGCAAGGTAGAGTCATTTTGCATATAGATATGAATGCCTTCTATTGTTCTGTTCATGAGGCTGTTGAGCCTGAATTATATAAAGGAAAGCCTCTGGCTGTTGCTGGTAGTGTTGAGCTTCGTAAAGGGATTATTGTTACTTCATCTTATGCTGCGCGCGCTGTAGGGATCAAGACAGGCATGCAAGTTAGGCAGGCGATGAAATTATGCCCGGATTTGATACTGATAAGGCCTGATTTCGATCTATATCGCAGCTTCTCAAGACGTTTTATGCAGATTGCTTATAGTTATTCACCTATGGTGGAATCCATGTCAATCGACGAGTGCTTCGTTGATATTACAGGGTCCAAGCAATTTGGAACCCCACTCGAGATCGCGAATAACATTCAGCAAAAGATTATGAAGGAACTGAAGCTGCCTTGTTCAATTGGCGTTGCACCGAATAAGCTGCTTGCCAAGATGGGCTCTGATATGAAGAAGCCGAACGGGATATCTGTACTTCGTCTACGGGATGTACCTACTGTATTGTGGGACAAACCGTGCAATTATTTATATGGGATTGGCAAAAAGACGGCGGATAAGCTGACGAGGCTTGGCATCCATACGCTTGGCCAACTAGCAGTAGGGGACGAGTTGCTGCTAAGTAAACACTTTGGTATCTTAGGAGCACATCTGAAGCGTTCGGCTAATGGGATTGATCATTCTCTGGTAAACCCTGAACAGGAACAGAGCAAGTCAATTGGGCATACGACGACGCTGCCGAAGGATTTTACCGATACCAAAGAAATTCACCGCGTTTTTTTAAATCTGGCGGATCAAGTAGCAAGAAGGCTTCGAAAGCAGGAGTTGATGGCCTCTACGATCCAAATCACGATTCGTGATCCGGAGATGAGGACGATTACGCGATCCGTAACCTTGCCTACGCCAACCGAGCATATGGACGACATATTTCGAACCTCGTGCGAGTTATATGATACCCAATGGGAGGAAGGCAATCCTGTTCGGCTGCTTGGGATTACGCTGCAGAATCTAACGGTGAAGGAAGAAACGTTCGTTCAGTTAGATTTATTCGATTATGAAAAGCAGCCTAAACGAGAAAATTTGAACCGCATTATGGACGGAATACGTGATAAATTTGGGGAAAATGCGATTCTAACGGCAGGAATGATGGGCGATAATCCTTCAACCATGATTAGAAATCATAAAACAAGAGGGACGTCCCTGCAAATGGACCATTTGAGGAACAATCCCCTTCACAAAGAAGAGGAGAAGTGA
- a CDS encoding L,D-transpeptidase family protein yields MKDKNRIDQVERFFQHNPIEDPLYLKKYVKEHPDHKMAWYLLGREYAAQGKEGKAAYCFAQSGEIYEAFERQKITIEGPLPTSPASALHKGTTEGAVKSKSSSKGKWMPLMVILLLLAVPAAMDLAAKEDMGAIPHETAGAGPVAANAPASTTPKQEGHSGLKLYFSNGDWGKKLQQVMSSSGSGAGESVIMEAPRSADGKWNEWNRSVKPLISVESGGGGLAALKYYQSQTCSCQAADSSALVPVIDNWMHEREQAIVLQSAIQAYQKKTGTLPEKPEQLTKPYPDNLLPGLSPEMQEAFPQAVSKVNESAKVGKAQDPVQTAEKNEQPALKDQATPSSSQPKASAAPLLEPLRIVIDTDKHRLALVSGDFIIRSYPVGLGGEKTPQGEFVISEKVRNPNGKSNGEFGSRGMTLSDTLYAIHGTNKPSSIGKDESHGCVRMQQADIEELYNMVTHETKVTIGKGVLPPSSNSDASNSGGSPGLGAGGGKPDQSFGLPLQTNDSNPSKKYKWLD; encoded by the coding sequence TTGAAGGACAAGAATCGCATTGATCAAGTGGAACGATTTTTCCAACATAATCCGATCGAAGATCCTCTATATCTCAAAAAATATGTGAAAGAACATCCTGATCATAAAATGGCTTGGTACTTATTGGGCAGAGAATACGCAGCGCAAGGAAAAGAGGGCAAAGCAGCGTATTGTTTCGCGCAGTCTGGGGAAATCTATGAGGCTTTCGAACGTCAGAAAATAACGATAGAAGGACCTTTACCTACTTCGCCTGCTTCGGCCTTACATAAAGGCACTACCGAGGGAGCTGTTAAAAGTAAGTCCAGCAGTAAAGGGAAATGGATGCCGTTAATGGTCATTCTACTCCTGCTAGCTGTTCCTGCAGCAATGGATTTAGCAGCGAAGGAGGATATGGGCGCCATACCTCATGAAACTGCTGGTGCAGGTCCAGTGGCAGCGAATGCACCTGCATCTACAACACCTAAACAGGAAGGGCATTCTGGATTGAAACTCTATTTCTCTAATGGAGATTGGGGCAAGAAGCTTCAGCAAGTAATGTCATCCTCAGGATCTGGAGCTGGGGAATCTGTCATCATGGAAGCTCCCCGGAGTGCAGATGGTAAATGGAACGAGTGGAACAGGTCGGTTAAGCCTTTGATCAGCGTGGAAAGTGGGGGCGGGGGTTTAGCGGCATTAAAGTATTACCAGTCTCAGACTTGTTCCTGTCAGGCCGCAGATAGCTCTGCGCTTGTTCCCGTCATAGATAATTGGATGCATGAACGTGAGCAAGCTATTGTCTTACAAAGCGCAATCCAGGCCTACCAAAAAAAGACGGGAACGCTGCCAGAGAAACCTGAACAGCTTACGAAACCTTACCCAGATAATCTCTTGCCAGGACTCTCTCCTGAAATGCAGGAGGCCTTCCCTCAAGCTGTGAGTAAGGTTAATGAAAGCGCAAAAGTGGGGAAAGCACAGGATCCGGTACAAACGGCGGAAAAAAATGAGCAGCCGGCGCTCAAAGATCAGGCCACGCCATCTAGTTCGCAACCGAAAGCTTCCGCAGCCCCACTGCTAGAACCGCTTAGGATTGTTATAGATACCGATAAGCATCGCTTGGCTCTCGTTAGTGGTGATTTCATCATCCGAAGCTATCCCGTTGGCTTAGGAGGAGAGAAGACGCCGCAGGGGGAGTTCGTCATTAGTGAAAAGGTGCGCAATCCGAATGGCAAATCGAATGGAGAGTTTGGCAGCCGTGGAATGACCTTGTCGGATACACTTTATGCGATTCATGGTACGAATAAGCCTTCCAGTATCGGGAAAGATGAATCGCATGGCTGCGTTCGTATGCAGCAAGCGGACATTGAAGAGCTCTATAACATGGTAACTCATGAAACGAAAGTGACGATTGGTAAAGGGGTATTACCTCCCTCATCAAATTCGGATGCTAGTAATAGCGGCGGAAGCCCAGGACTTGGAGCCGGGGGAGGGAAGCCAGATCAATCCTTTGGCCTTCCATTGCAGACCAATGACAGCAATCCTAGTAAGAAATATAAATGGCTTGATTAA
- a CDS encoding ABC transporter substrate-binding protein, with amino-acid sequence MNMKKWSTMGLAASMVLVAAGCGKSTPVETTKPAASAAPTTAATAAPTAAGPKKLTGDFEIQYFVGGYGDKWWKKVIADFQAANPDLKIKESAGPKINEQMKPRWIAGNPPDFVYIDGPELFDRQMVTDGQLEDLTDWIKDAKNVDGEKIIDLLAQKPQEFDGKIYNVPFVMSSWGIFYDKALFKDKGWAEPKDFEEFLAVSEKIKGAGINPFIHTGKYPYYINGGVLLPAIVSANNNDYKLLQDMSTNNLEAWKNPAIIKGLNKIVQLRDKGYIDKASVQINHTDSQSLFLQHKDAFIPNGLWLPNEMAKDVPASFDFGFIPSITQDKGGKVVANTSTSTFAVAKKAKNKDAAKAFMQFVFSKTQASQWAELSGAPSNVKGDISSSKAPNFVKDAAKFLSSPDTVVVPTVSFAADVDKAMQDATVALTIGTITPEEWVKRVTDVVAKQKK; translated from the coding sequence ATGAATATGAAAAAATGGTCAACAATGGGCTTGGCTGCCTCCATGGTACTTGTAGCAGCAGGCTGTGGTAAATCTACACCAGTGGAAACAACAAAACCAGCTGCATCGGCGGCGCCAACGACAGCTGCTACTGCCGCTCCAACAGCTGCTGGTCCTAAGAAATTAACCGGTGATTTTGAAATCCAGTACTTTGTTGGCGGTTATGGCGACAAATGGTGGAAAAAAGTTATTGCTGATTTCCAAGCAGCAAACCCTGATCTGAAAATTAAAGAAAGTGCGGGACCAAAAATCAACGAACAGATGAAACCCCGTTGGATCGCTGGTAACCCACCTGATTTCGTATACATTGACGGACCTGAGTTGTTCGATCGCCAAATGGTTACAGACGGACAGCTGGAAGATTTGACGGATTGGATCAAAGATGCTAAAAACGTTGACGGCGAGAAAATCATTGATTTGCTTGCTCAAAAACCACAAGAGTTTGATGGCAAAATCTACAATGTTCCTTTCGTAATGAGCTCATGGGGTATTTTCTACGATAAAGCCCTGTTCAAAGACAAAGGTTGGGCAGAGCCAAAAGACTTCGAAGAATTCTTAGCGGTAAGTGAGAAAATTAAAGGTGCTGGCATTAATCCTTTCATCCACACGGGTAAATATCCTTACTACATCAACGGTGGTGTTTTACTTCCAGCTATCGTATCTGCGAACAATAATGACTACAAATTACTGCAAGACATGTCTACAAATAATCTAGAAGCTTGGAAAAACCCTGCTATTATTAAAGGTCTTAATAAAATTGTTCAGCTTCGTGACAAAGGTTACATCGATAAAGCATCCGTACAAATTAACCACACGGATTCCCAATCCTTGTTCCTGCAGCACAAAGATGCATTCATCCCGAACGGTCTATGGCTGCCAAACGAAATGGCCAAAGACGTACCAGCTTCCTTCGATTTCGGATTCATTCCATCCATCACACAAGATAAAGGTGGAAAAGTTGTAGCGAATACTTCGACTTCTACGTTTGCAGTTGCGAAAAAAGCGAAAAACAAAGATGCAGCAAAAGCGTTTATGCAATTCGTCTTCTCTAAAACACAAGCTTCCCAATGGGCTGAGTTGAGCGGCGCTCCTTCCAACGTAAAAGGTGACATCTCCTCCTCCAAAGCACCTAACTTCGTTAAAGATGCAGCGAAATTCTTGTCTTCTCCTGATACAGTTGTAGTGCCGACCGTTTCCTTCGCGGCAGACGTTGACAAAGCGATGCAGGATGCAACAGTGGCATTGACGATTGGTACAATTACGCCTGAAGAGTGGGTCAAACGTGTAACTGATGTCGTAGCGAAACAAAAGAAGTAG